The DNA region TCTCGGCCCGGAACTGCTCGATGGCCCGCCGGAACTCGGTGACCTGCGGCGGCTCGAAGGCGAAGAAGGTGGTCAGCAATCCCGCGAGCGCCTCGGCGTCGTCCATCGGCACGCGCCGGACCTCCTCGCCATGCTGAATCAAGACGGCGGTGCGGCTGTCCTCAAAGAGGATGTTGTCGCGCGGGTACCCCTTGGCGAACTTCTTCTCGATTTCATGGTCCAGCGTGTCGGCCTCGTCCTTGCTCTCCCAGAAGCCGCGCGGCTGTTGCAGGGCGTCTTTGAGGGTGCCGTCGGGGTAGACCGTGTTCTTCTGGCCGGGCGGACGGTACCCCACCTCGGGCACCAGCCGCAGGGGATCGCTCTGGGCCTCGGCCCACTCGGTCAGCAGGCCCTGAAAGGCCCCGCGCACGCTCGTCTCGTTGCGCGTGCCGCCGAACTGCACGGCGTCTTCGAGCCTTTTTTGAAACCTGCGGACGAGCTGAAGGGACATGCCCGGCAAGATAGGGTGCGGGGAAACGGGGCGGGGGCAGGGTTGCGGGGGGCGGCAGGGAGCAAGGGGGGAGGGGGCCACCGTGCACCCCCGCCGCCTACCTCCCCCCGCGCTACCCTCTTCCCCGTGCCCCCCAGCCCCAATCCCCAGAGCGCAGGCCCCGCCACGCTCGGCCCCGGCGTGACCCGCCGCCTCTACGGCCTGCTCACGCCCTACCGCCGCACGGTGGGGCTGGGCCTGCTGCTGCTGGTGGGCAGCGTGGCCGCCGAGCTGTATCCGCCGCTGGTGTGGATTCGGGTGGTGGATCAGGGAATTCCGGCGCGGGACTGGACCTTGATCGGGTGGCAGCTTGCCCTGCTCGTCGGCATGTTCGGGCTACAACAGCTCCTCTCCGCGTGGCGCGGGCTGCTGCTGGAGCGGGCGGGGCAACAGCTCACGCTGGACCTCCGGTTGGCGGTGTACCGCAAGCTTCAGGGCCAGTCCGCGAGCTACTTCGAATCGCAGCGCACCGGAGACCTGATCGCCCGCGTGACCGGGGACGTGGACGCCCTGCAAGACGTGCTGGTGCGCGGGACGGACGCGGTGTTGGCGAATGCGCTAAGGCTGATCGGCGTGGTCGCCATCTTCATCGCGCTGCAACCGCTCCTCGGCGTGCTCGTCACGCTGCCCATGCTGGCCGTCGCGCTGATGCTGCGGCGCTACGCCCGGACGGTGCGGCCCGCCTACCGAGCGGCGCGGACCCGGCTGGGGGACCTCACGGCGCTGATCACCGACCGCCTGGGCGGGGTGCGGGTGGTGCAGGGCTTCGCGCGGGAGGCGGCGGAGGAACACCGGGTCGCGGCGCTCGCGGGCGAGCTGTATGCGGAGCAGGTGAAGGCCGTCGCCCTGCGCAACCGCGCCTTTCCACTGGCCCGCTTCGTGGCGAACTTCGGCAACGTGATCATGCTGGGGGGCGGCGCGTGGCTGATTCTGGCGGGGCAGTTCACGTTGGGCGGCCTGCTCGCGTACCGGGGCTACGGTCGCTACTTCTACGGCCCGATCGACGACCTCGTGAATATCGGGGACCTCCTGCAACGCGCCGAGGCGAGCGGGCGGCGGGTCTTCGAGGTGCTCGACGCGCCCGTGGCGGTGGCCGAGCGTCCCGGTGCGCGTCCCCTCCCCGAACCGGCGCGGGGGGAGGTGCGCTTTGAAGGCGTGACCTTCGGCTACGACCCCGCCCGCCCGGTGCTGCGCGACGTGACGTTGACCATTCCGGCGGGGCAGCGGGTAGCCGTGCTGGGGCCGTCGGGAGCGGGCAAAAGCACACTGCTCTCGCTGGTCCCGCGTGGGCATGACCCGCTGGAAGGCCGCGTCCTGCTGGACGGAATGGACGTGCGCGACCTCACGCTGGAGAGCCTCCGCACCCACGCCGTCACCATGCCGCAAGACACCTTCCTCTTCCACGACACGGTGCTGGCAAACGTGCGCTACGCCCGCCCGGACGCTGGCGACGCGGAAGTCGAGGGGGCGCTGGAGGCCGCCTACGCGCTTGCTTTCGTGCAGGCGTTGCCGCAGGGACTGGACACGGTGGTAGGCGAGCGTGGGGTCAGGCTCAGCGGGGGCCAGCGCCAGCGCCTCGCCATCGCGCGGACGCTGCTCGCGCGGCCCACTGTGCTGCTGCTCGATGAGCCGACCAGCGCCGTGGACGCCGAGAGCGAGGCCGTCGTGGTGGCGGCCCTGGGGCGGCTGATGCGTGGGCGAACGGCATTGATCGTGACCCACCGCCTCAGCCTCGCGCGGACCTCCGACCGGGTGCTCGTGCTCGACGGGGGCCGGGTGGTGGAGGACGGTCCACCCGACGTGCTGCGGGCGCGGGACGGCGCCTATGCCGCGCTGGAACGGGCCGCGCGGGGGCTGGACGGCACGCTGCCGGGCGAGTGGCCGGACGACCTGCCGCTGCCCGCCGAACCCGTCAACGCGGAGTGAGGGCGCCAATCATCCCGGTGGCGATCAGGGCCGCCGTGCCCAGCCCCAGCAGGGCGAACCACGCGGGCGCCCGGCCCCCGTTGGCTGTATTCGCGGCCGACCACGCCAGCCGCAGATTGACCAGCGCGAAGACCAGTAAAAAGGCGTCCAGCGCGTCCACGCTGCGCCCGCCCCCGATGCTCCAGGGATAGGACACGAAGAAGGTCAGCCCCGCCAGCGCGAGGGCGACCACGAGTTGGGGGGCGTAGGAAGGCATCGGCCGCTCCTCAGACCAGCTCGTGGTACTGGCCCCGGAAGTAGACCAGCGGGTCGTCGTCGGTGTAGCGGGCGTACTCGACCAGCCCGAGGTAGAGGGTGTGGTCGCCTGCCGGGATGACCTCCTGCTTGCGGCACACGAGCTGCGCCACGCTGCCGCCGATCAGGGGCAGGCCCTCGTGGGTAAACCACGGCACCGCCTCCTCGGGACCCGGCCGCCCGGCGAAGTGGTCGCTGAGGTGGCGCTGCGCGGCAGAGAGGACGCTGACGCCGAAGCGCCCCACCTCGGGCCGCGAGAGCAGCGCGTGCATCTGGGCGCGGTGGTCCACGCTGACCAGAATCAGCGGCGGGGTCAGGCTGACCGACACGAACGCACTCGCCGTCATGCCCCGCCGCTCGTCCCCGTCCGCCGCCGTGATGACGGTCACGCCGCTGGCAAAGCGCCCCAGCGTCTGCCGGAACTCGAAGGGGGGAATACCGTCGTGGGCGGGAGTGGTCATGGGGTGAGTGTAGCGGGGGGTGGCCTCAGCCGACTTCCCGTGGGGTGAAGGTAAAGGCCCCTACCGCTTCCCACTCGCCGCCGGAGCCGCCACCGAATCCCGCACCAGCAGGTCCGGCAGCCGCACCACGCCGACCTCCGGCACCGCCTCGGCCCACCGCTGCCCTCCAACCCGGACCTCGACCGGTCCGGCGGGCAGCGTCAGGAACCCGTAGTGCCCGCCCCCATCCGTGGTGGTCCGGGCAACGACCTTGGCGCCCTGCACGGCTTCCACCGCCCGGCCCCCCAGTACGGAGGTCCCCACAATTCGCCCGGAGAGTCCCCGCAGGGTCGGCGGCTTGACCTGCCAGTCCACCCGGCCCGCCAGCGCCCCGCCCGGCGCGGTGAGGGCCGCGCGAATCGCCTCCAGCCCCTGCCCGGTGCTTTGGCGGGTGCCGTACACGTCCAGGGTGGGCGTGCGGTAGGAGTAGCCCACCCACCCCAGCCCGGTGGCGACCGTGCGCCGGGCCTGCGAGGCGGTCACGGCGGGCGTGTTGAGGTACAGGGCCGTGCCGCCCGCGACCTCGGCGCGGCCGCGCACGCTGGCGGCAAAGGCGTTCCAGCCGTCCAGCCATTCGCCCTGCTCGCCCACCGTGTCACGCTTGTAGTTCATCAGGACATTGAGGTCGAGGTAGCCCTCGCGCATCCAGGTCGGCCAGTCCTGCAACACGTCGGTGTAGGTGCGCGACTTGCGGAAGGCCGCGAGGTCGCCCGGCGCGGGCGGTGCCCCGTAGGTGATGGTCGCGGCGGTGACCCAGGCGGTCGGGCGCACGGCCTTGACCTCCAGGCTGACGCGGCGCACCAGCGCCGTGACCTGCTCGCGCTTCCAGGCCTGCCAGCGCGGGTCGGAGGCGGCGGGCGTGCCCTTGGTGCCCGTCTCGGCGCGGTAGCGGGCCAGCGTCTTGGGGTCGTAGCCCCACGCGCCGCCGTCGGGGTAGCGGATGCGGTCGAGCTGCACGCCGTCCACCGGGTAGTTGCGGACGAGGCTGACCACCGACTCGACCATGTGGTCGGCGGCGGCGGGAATGGCCGGGTCGAGCCAGCCGTCGCCGCCCTCCTGCCAGGAGCCGTCCGGGCGGCGGGACATCCACGAGTTGGCCCCGGCGGTCGGGCCGTGCAGCCGCGAGACGTGGCGGGGGCTGGTGTTGGGCACGCGGGCGTTGACCCCGCCCGTCACGCTGACCCAGGCGATCACCCGCATGCCCCGCGCGTGCGCCAGCCGGGTCACGATGGTCAGGGGGTCGAAGTTCTTCTCGAAGTCCTTGTCGGTGATGGGCGGCACGCTGGCCCGCAGGCACAGGCAGTCGCCCCGCCGCACCGCCTGCACGAAGAGGGTATTGACCCCCAGCCGCGCGGCGTCCTCCACGACCTGCGCGACCTGCTGCCGCGTCTTGAGCCCTGGCCCGAACGCGTCCACCCACAGGCCGCGCACGGTGCTGATGGGCGCGGGTTGGGTGGGGGCGGGCGGCACGGGAGCCGGGACGACGGGCACCGACACCGGTGGAGCCAGCGGCGAGGCCACGGGCGCCGCTGGGAGAGCCGGAACCACCGGCGCTGGAGGGACGGGAGCGGGCTGCACGGGGGCCGGTTCGGCGGGCGTCGCCGGGGGCGCGGGGTCCACCGGAGCCGGGGCGGGCACCACCGGCGCAGGGACAGGCGGCAGAGGCTCGGGCGTAGGCGCGGTCGCCCCCGCCACGGGGAGCACCGCTCCCGCGAGCAGCAGGGTCAAGGGCAGGGCAAGGCGCACGGGGGACAAGGTCTTCACGGTGTGCGGGCAGCGTAGCGCAGGGGCCAGGGCGGGCGGGTGAAGGCAGGGGCCTGTTGCGGTGCTAGGTCTGGGCCTCGGGGCCTTCGGCCTCACCCTCGTCGTCCGCTCCCGGCGCATCGGCAGCGGCGGCCTGGACACGGCGGTTTTTGCCGATCTCGCGCACACGGCCCGAAAAGCGGCCTTTGATCTCCTCGTATAGGGGATGGGCGCGGATGTCGCCGGGGCGGGAGGGGGCGGCCTGGGCAGGTGCGGGGGCCGGGACCGCCGGGCGCGGGGTGGGCGCTGGTCGCGCAGACACCACGTCCGCGAAGGGGGCGTCCTCCAGCGAGGGCGCTGGCCCGTCCACCGAACCGCCGATGTCGTCCCAGTCGGGCTCCTGGGTCACCTCCTCCACGATGTACAGCTCGCGGGACGCGCCCGGCGGGGCCACCCGGTCCCCACCCTGTGCGCCCTCGGGCGGGGGGGGCGGGTCGGCGGCGTGGTCGTCCTCCCAGGGGGCGGGACCGGACTCAGCGAGCGGCGCGGGCGCCACGTCGTCGGGACTGGGGGGTGGGGCGGGACGTAGGGGCGCGGGTGGGGGAGCGTCCAGAGTGGCGGTCGCCGCGCGGGCCTGGGGCGCGGCCTGGGCAACGGGCTTCTCCGGTGCCGCCCGCTCCACCGGGGCGAAGTCCGGCCCCCGTGAGGCGCGGGGGCGGGGGGACGGCTCGAAAGCGGGGATATCCGCCTTTGGCGCCGCCGCCCGTGCGGGAGGAGGGCTGGCGGGCGCCGGTCCAGGGGACGGCGACACGCCCCCTCCCCCACCACCGCCTCCCGGCCCCGGACCGTCCCCGCCACCCCCCAGCCGCACCCGCCGCCCGCCCTCGGGCGCGACGAGTTCGAAGGTCACCGGGCCGAAGACCTTCAGCACCAGCGTGGCCACCTCGTCGAATTTTGAGGCGATCTGCTTGGCGTGGAAGGCGTTCTTCTCGTCGTAGCTCAGGCTCACGTAGCCGGGTTCGGCGTGCATCCGGGCAGGCTTGAGAAAGGCCCGGAGCTGCATGGACGCCTGCCGGGTCACGTCCGCCCAGTTGCCCTGCACGGGGACGGGGGCAGACACTGGGGCCTCCTGAATGGGCGGGGGCGTCGCCGGAGCGGACCGCCGCGCCGTGGGCTGGGGGGCCGGAGCCTCCTGGGTCGGTGCCGGACCCGCCCGCACCCCCGAAGTTCGCAACTCGGCCAGCTCACGTTCCAAGCGGCTCAGGCGCTGCGTCACATCGGCCGGAACGGAGGATGCGGCGGCAGCTCCAGCGGGAGCACTGGTCGCCCCTCCCCCATCCGCCGCGAGGAGGGCGTGGGTCAGCGCCAGTTCCAGGCTCAGGCCGTCCGCCGAGCGGGCAAAGCGTGACTCCTGCTCGTCCAGCGCGGCTTGCAGCTTCAGCAGCCGGGGCACGTCGGCGCCCTCCAGCGCCTGCCCCTCCAGCCCCAGCTCGGCGTGCAGGGCGTCCGCGAAGGCCGCGACCAGTCCCTCCACCACCGTCCGTGCCGCGAAGCCCTCGCGGTAGAGCGCCGCCGCGCCCTGAAGAGCCGTCGCCGCGTCCCCCAGCACCAGCGCCCCCGCGATGCCCCGCACCCGCTCGCCGGGGGGCAGTCCCAAGGCGTCCTCGACCGCCGCTTTCGTGACCGCCGTCCCCGCCGCGAGCATCCGCTCCAGCAGGCTCTCGCCGTCGCGCATGGCGCCGTCGGCCAGCCGCCCGATCAGGTTCAGGGCTTCCGGCTCGGCCGTCATGCCCTCGCGCTGGGCCAGCCCCGCAAGCTTGCCCGCGATTTCCTCCGGCGTCAGGCGGCGAAAGCGGTAATGCTGGCAGCGCGAGAGGATCGTCGGAATGATTTTTTCCGGCTCGGTCGTCGCCAGGATGAAGATGACGTGGCTGGGCGGCTCCTCCAGCGTCTTGAGCAGGGCGTTGAAGGCCGCCCGGCTCATCATGTGCGCCTCATCGAGGATGTAGATCTTCTTGCCGCCGCGCATGGCCGCCAGGGAGACCTTCTCGCGCAGGTCGCGCACGTCGTCCACCGAGTTGTTCGACGCCGCGTCAATCTCCAGCACGTCGGGGTGCGACCCCGCCCGCACCGCGAGGCAGCTCTCGCACTCGCCGCAGGGCTTCGGACTCGGCCCGGTGCAGTTGGCCGTCATGGCGATCAGGCGGGCGGTGGTCGTCTTGCCCACCCCGCGCGGCCCGGAAAAGAGGTAGGCGTGGCCCACCCGCCCCTGCTCCAGCGCGGTTTTCAGCACGTCCTTGACGTGTTCCTGTCCGACCACCTGATCCCAGCGGATGGGCCGGGCACGTTGGTAGATGGCGCTCATGGGCACTCCTGGGGGCACGCAGCGGAAGCGGGGGCGAGGCGGCAAAGTTGCCGTCTCCACCGATATTTTTCGTCCGACCTCATGCTGCGCCCCGCGTCGTTGCCCTTCACTCAGTCAGTGTAGCCGGGGCCTCCGGGCCGGGGGGTGAGGGGGGGCAGGTTCCATGCGCCCCACGCAAAAGGAGCGCCCTGCAGGACGCCCCCAACTTCCAATTCCCGTTACTCCGAAAGCCAGATGTACCGCGCCAGCAGCAGCACGGCCACCCCGTACAGGATGGGATGCACCTCGCGGCCCCGGCCCGACAGCAGCTTGATGCCGCACAGGCTGATCACGCCCCAGCTCACCCCGTTGGCGATGGAAAAGGTCAGCGGCATGGCGATGATGGTCAAGAAGGCGGGAATGCTCTCGGTCACGTCGTCCCAGTTGACGTGGCGCAGGCCCTCGAGCATCAGCGCCCCGACCAAGATCAAGGCGGGCGCGGTCGCGGCGGCGGGGATTGCGCTCGCCAGCGGCCACAGGAACATGGCGAGGAGGAACAGCACGCCCACCACCACGGCGGTCAGCCCGGTGCGGCCCCCGTCCTCGATGCCCGACGCCGATTCCACGTAGGCGGTCGTGGTCGAGGTGCCCATCAAGGCCCCGAACATCGCCGCGAGGCCGTCCATCGCAAAGACGCGCCGGGCGCGGGGCATGTCGCCTTGCTCGTTCAGGTACCCGGCCTTTTGCGCGAGGCCCGTCAGGGTTCCGGTCGCGTCGAAGAAGTCCACGAAAAAGAAGGTGAACACCACGCTGAGCAGCCCCAGCCCCAGCGCTCCGGCGATATCGAGCTGCCCGATCAGCGAGGCGGGCCACACCGGGGTGTCGAAGATGCCCAGGAAGCGCCCGGTAAAGCCGCTGAAGGGCGCGGGCTGCCCGTTCGCGCCCACGTACACGGGAAGCTGGAGGACGATGGCAAGCACCGTGGCCGCCAGGATGCCCCACAGAATCGCGCCCTTGACCCGCCGGGCCAGCAGCGCCGCCGTGATGACGAGTCCGGTCAAGGCCACCACCGACGGCGCGGCGGTCAGGCGGCCCAGGCCGACGATGGTCGCCTCGTTCGCCACCACAATCCCGGCATTCCGCAGCCCGATAAAGGCCAGAAAGGCCCCGATCCCCGCCGTGATGGAGAACTTCAGCACGTTGGGAATCGCCCGCACGATGGCCTGCCGGGCGCCCAGCACGCTGAGCAGCACAAACAACACGCCCGAGATGAAGACCGCCCCCAGCGCCGTCTGCCACGGCACCCCCAGCCCCCCCACCACCGTGAAGGCGAAGAACGCGTTCAGGCCCATGCCCGGCGCCTGCGCGAACGGGTACTTCGCTACCAGCCCCATCGCCAGCGAGCCGAACGCGGCGGCGATGGCGGTGGTCATCAGCAGTTGCACGAAGGCATTGGGGACCTGGATCGCCGTGCCCAGAATCTGCGGATTCACGAACAGCACGTAGCTCATGGTCAAGAAGGTGGTCAGGCCCGCCCGCACCTCGGTGCCCACCGTGCTGCCCGCCGCCCGGAGGCCGAAGTAGCGGTCGAGAAACCCGCCCGTCGAAGCTGGAGTCGTCGTCACGGCCTCCACTATGAAGCCCCCGTGAAACCCGCGTCGCAACTCCCCCAGTTCACCCCCCGCCACCCCCTACACTCGGGCGGTGATCCCCCTGGTACATGGCTTCGCTATCGCCTATACTCAGCCGAGGTTGTTATGCTGCTAGCAGAAATTATCAGCGTGGGAACGGAGCTGCTGCTCGGCGAAATCGTCGACAGCAACGCCGCATTCCTCGCCCGCGAACTCGCCGGGCGGGGCGTCACGCTGCACCGCAAGACGGTGCTGGGCGACAACCTGGGCCGGGTGTCTGAAGGGCTGCGGCTGGCCCTCTCCCGCGCCGACCTCGTGATCGTGGGCGGCGGCCTCGGCCCCACCGACGACGACCTCACGCGGGAGGCGATTGCCGCCGTGCTGGGCGAAACGCCGCAGGAGGACCCGGCCCTGATCGCGTGGCTGGAGGGCCTGTATTCCAGCCGGGGCCGGGTGATGCCCGCCGTGAACCGTAAGCAGGCGTGGCTGATCCCTTCGGCCGAGGCGCTGCCCAACCCGGTCGGCACCGCGCCGGGGTGGTTCGTGCGGACGAAAGTGGAAGGCCGGGAACGCTTCATCGTCGCCCTGCCCGGTCCCCCGCGCGAGATGCACCGGATGTGGCGCGAGCAGGTGCTGCCCCGGCTGCCGCTGCCGGATTCGGCCCTGCACGCGGTCACCCTGCACACCCAGGGCATCGGGGAGAGCAACGTGGCCGAGCTGCTGGGCGAGCTGACGCGGGCGGCCAATCCCAGCGTCGCCACCTATGCCCGCAAGACCGGGGTGGACGTGCGGGTCGCGGCGAGTGCCCCCACGCTGGAAGGAGCGCAGGCCCTCGCCGCCCCGGTGCTGGCGACTGTGCGCGAACGCCTCGCCCGCTGGGTCTGGGGCGAGGACGGCGACACGCTGGCCGGAGCGGTCACCAGCGCACTCGCCGGGCGCACCCTGGGCGTGGTGGAGGCCGGAAGCGGCGGGG from Deinococcus sp. HSC-46F16 includes:
- a CDS encoding ABC transporter transmembrane domain-containing protein: MPPSPNPQSAGPATLGPGVTRRLYGLLTPYRRTVGLGLLLLVGSVAAELYPPLVWIRVVDQGIPARDWTLIGWQLALLVGMFGLQQLLSAWRGLLLERAGQQLTLDLRLAVYRKLQGQSASYFESQRTGDLIARVTGDVDALQDVLVRGTDAVLANALRLIGVVAIFIALQPLLGVLVTLPMLAVALMLRRYARTVRPAYRAARTRLGDLTALITDRLGGVRVVQGFAREAAEEHRVAALAGELYAEQVKAVALRNRAFPLARFVANFGNVIMLGGGAWLILAGQFTLGGLLAYRGYGRYFYGPIDDLVNIGDLLQRAEASGRRVFEVLDAPVAVAERPGARPLPEPARGEVRFEGVTFGYDPARPVLRDVTLTIPAGQRVAVLGPSGAGKSTLLSLVPRGHDPLEGRVLLDGMDVRDLTLESLRTHAVTMPQDTFLFHDTVLANVRYARPDAGDAEVEGALEAAYALAFVQALPQGLDTVVGERGVRLSGGQRQRLAIARTLLARPTVLLLDEPTSAVDAESEAVVVAALGRLMRGRTALIVTHRLSLARTSDRVLVLDGGRVVEDGPPDVLRARDGAYAALERAARGLDGTLPGEWPDDLPLPAEPVNAE
- a CDS encoding flavin reductase family protein translates to MTTPAHDGIPPFEFRQTLGRFASGVTVITAADGDERRGMTASAFVSVSLTPPLILVSVDHRAQMHALLSRPEVGRFGVSVLSAAQRHLSDHFAGRPGPEEAVPWFTHEGLPLIGGSVAQLVCRKQEVIPAGDHTLYLGLVEYARYTDDDPLVYFRGQYHELV
- a CDS encoding glycoside hydrolase family 10 protein, which translates into the protein MKTLSPVRLALPLTLLLAGAVLPVAGATAPTPEPLPPVPAPVVPAPAPVDPAPPATPAEPAPVQPAPVPPAPVVPALPAAPVASPLAPPVSVPVVPAPVPPAPTQPAPISTVRGLWVDAFGPGLKTRQQVAQVVEDAARLGVNTLFVQAVRRGDCLCLRASVPPITDKDFEKNFDPLTIVTRLAHARGMRVIAWVSVTGGVNARVPNTSPRHVSRLHGPTAGANSWMSRRPDGSWQEGGDGWLDPAIPAAADHMVESVVSLVRNYPVDGVQLDRIRYPDGGAWGYDPKTLARYRAETGTKGTPAASDPRWQAWKREQVTALVRRVSLEVKAVRPTAWVTAATITYGAPPAPGDLAAFRKSRTYTDVLQDWPTWMREGYLDLNVLMNYKRDTVGEQGEWLDGWNAFAASVRGRAEVAGGTALYLNTPAVTASQARRTVATGLGWVGYSYRTPTLDVYGTRQSTGQGLEAIRAALTAPGGALAGRVDWQVKPPTLRGLSGRIVGTSVLGGRAVEAVQGAKVVARTTTDGGGHYGFLTLPAGPVEVRVGGQRWAEAVPEVGVVRLPDLLVRDSVAAPAASGKR
- the dnaX gene encoding DNA polymerase III subunit gamma/tau, giving the protein MSAIYQRARPIRWDQVVGQEHVKDVLKTALEQGRVGHAYLFSGPRGVGKTTTARLIAMTANCTGPSPKPCGECESCLAVRAGSHPDVLEIDAASNNSVDDVRDLREKVSLAAMRGGKKIYILDEAHMMSRAAFNALLKTLEEPPSHVIFILATTEPEKIIPTILSRCQHYRFRRLTPEEIAGKLAGLAQREGMTAEPEALNLIGRLADGAMRDGESLLERMLAAGTAVTKAAVEDALGLPPGERVRGIAGALVLGDAATALQGAAALYREGFAARTVVEGLVAAFADALHAELGLEGQALEGADVPRLLKLQAALDEQESRFARSADGLSLELALTHALLAADGGGATSAPAGAAAASSVPADVTQRLSRLERELAELRTSGVRAGPAPTQEAPAPQPTARRSAPATPPPIQEAPVSAPVPVQGNWADVTRQASMQLRAFLKPARMHAEPGYVSLSYDEKNAFHAKQIASKFDEVATLVLKVFGPVTFELVAPEGGRRVRLGGGGDGPGPGGGGGGGGVSPSPGPAPASPPPARAAAPKADIPAFEPSPRPRASRGPDFAPVERAAPEKPVAQAAPQARAATATLDAPPPAPLRPAPPPSPDDVAPAPLAESGPAPWEDDHAADPPPPPEGAQGGDRVAPPGASRELYIVEEVTQEPDWDDIGGSVDGPAPSLEDAPFADVVSARPAPTPRPAVPAPAPAQAAPSRPGDIRAHPLYEEIKGRFSGRVREIGKNRRVQAAAADAPGADDEGEAEGPEAQT
- a CDS encoding NCS2 family permease, encoding MTTTPASTGGFLDRYFGLRAAGSTVGTEVRAGLTTFLTMSYVLFVNPQILGTAIQVPNAFVQLLMTTAIAAAFGSLAMGLVAKYPFAQAPGMGLNAFFAFTVVGGLGVPWQTALGAVFISGVLFVLLSVLGARQAIVRAIPNVLKFSITAGIGAFLAFIGLRNAGIVVANEATIVGLGRLTAAPSVVALTGLVITAALLARRVKGAILWGILAATVLAIVLQLPVYVGANGQPAPFSGFTGRFLGIFDTPVWPASLIGQLDIAGALGLGLLSVVFTFFFVDFFDATGTLTGLAQKAGYLNEQGDMPRARRVFAMDGLAAMFGALMGTSTTTAYVESASGIEDGGRTGLTAVVVGVLFLLAMFLWPLASAIPAAATAPALILVGALMLEGLRHVNWDDVTESIPAFLTIIAMPLTFSIANGVSWGVISLCGIKLLSGRGREVHPILYGVAVLLLARYIWLSE
- a CDS encoding CinA family nicotinamide mononucleotide deamidase-related protein, with protein sequence MLLAEIISVGTELLLGEIVDSNAAFLARELAGRGVTLHRKTVLGDNLGRVSEGLRLALSRADLVIVGGGLGPTDDDLTREAIAAVLGETPQEDPALIAWLEGLYSSRGRVMPAVNRKQAWLIPSAEALPNPVGTAPGWFVRTKVEGRERFIVALPGPPREMHRMWREQVLPRLPLPDSALHAVTLHTQGIGESNVAELLGELTRAANPSVATYARKTGVDVRVAASAPTLEGAQALAAPVLATVRERLARWVWGEDGDTLAGAVTSALAGRTLGVVEAGSGGALSSLLADEPGFLDAAVTVDHARLITLGLTPVTLRDHGVVSEPAALELARGAREHLGAEVGLAVVTAAKGEGAGRTFVALSDGERAEVRALDWPGDAAQIRERAAVAALALALRVLRPAAVSA